From the genome of Thermoproteales archaeon:
CCATAGCCAGTAACGTTGGATGCTAAAAATATAGGTACCACGCGTCCACTCGTCATGTGGTGAACGGCAACGGCTATATCGTCTATATCTTTGACTGTTAAGGGTATTTTGCTGACTCCAGGCATTTTCAAGACACGGTATATTTCATCGAGAGTGGCTTCTAGAACTTCTTTCGCCACTAAGTCGATCTTAGTGACGACTATAAATATGGGAATTTTTAGCACTATGCATACGCCAAGATGCTCTCTACCCATTCTAGATAGTCCTGCATTTGCAGCCACCACGAGCATCGCATAGTCCGGTCTTCTAGACATTACTCCGCGTATCGTAGTCCTTAGATATCTTTCATGCCCGCCCAGGTCGACGAGAGCGATGATTTTGCTCGAACTTAAGTATATTTCCGCCTCATCTAGAGGGTGAAGAATTTCATAGTTCACGATTCTACCATGATTGTCGAATCCAAGGTATTGGGTCGAAACAGAAGATGTTCTTCCCGTTTCGATCTCGTGTAAATAGCGAGCAACTTTTTTCATAGCTAACCCATTGCCGTTGTCTAAGCTACCCGTGCATAAAACGCCAACTAACGTGCTTTTTCCAGCGTCAACGTTGCCCAGAACGGTTACTACTATGTAAACTGGAGGAACATCTTCGCGGCTTCTTCTAACTAAAACTTCAACTATACGCCCCTTCTTGCCCCTGGTTTCTCGCAAAATTTGAACCGTCGCGCCAACTTCTGAAGCTGCTTTCCTCAAGATATTGAGGCTTTTCTTCATTTCTTCGATGCTTAAACCTAACGGTTCCCCGTTATCGGTTACGCCGAGAATATAAAATGCCTCGCCACCGCCC
Proteins encoded in this window:
- a CDS encoding GTP-binding protein; the encoded protein is MEKYPPERENGKVEYKYKLVIEKVQKIEHLASQMKYRLAEGGGEAFYILGVTDNGEPLGLSIEEMKKSLNILRKAASEVGATVQILRETRGKKGRIVEVLVRRSREDVPPVYIVVTVLGNVDAGKSTLVGVLCTGSLDNGNGLAMKKVARYLHEIETGRTSSVSTQYLGFDNHGRIVNYEILHPLDEAEIYLSSSKIIALVDLGGHERYLRTTIRGVMSRRPDYAMLVVAANAGLSRMGREHLGVCIVLKIPIFIVVTKIDLVAKEVLEATLDEIYRVLKMPGVSKIPLTVKDIDDIAVAVHHMTSGRVVPIFLASNVTGYGLDLLCKFLNFLPPRMDWHFQTSKPFLMYIEDVFNVRGVGPVVGGIIREGSIAVDDLVQLGPFKDGSWRLVRIRSIQVNRVNVNRAVAGQDATFAISNIKYDELEKGMVLLDKRLETRSVRKIKARITILKHPTTIRKGYQAVLHLESVRSTVTFVHLEKEPMRTGDTGNVILEFNYHPWFIREGDIFVLREARTRAIGRVLEII